The Cytobacillus firmus genome segment GTACTCAATATTATTAACTATAATTGGACTGCAGGTTTGTTCAGGAGTTTCCCCATTCCAAAATATTTTATAAGCACGATCACAAATCAGAAGATTAAGGTAAGCATCTTCATCATTTCTAAACTCTTCTCTTACGTCTATAAAATTTTCTTTCTCAATATGCATTAAAGCATTTCTTGCAACATTGACAGCTGCCGTTTTCTTTTCATTCATATTAGTATAAGTGTAAGCCTGAGA includes the following:
- a CDS encoding type IV pilus modification PilV family protein, whose protein sequence is MKFKKLLTSSKGLTLVEVLVSLTILGIVLMGTMKFFSQAYTYTNMNEKKTAAVNVARNALMHIEKENFIDVREEFRNDEDAYLNLLICDRAYKIFWNGETPEQTCSPIIVNNIEYNVTINLPKTEVENTNPAKEEHSSFLCLWKRQ